The following coding sequences lie in one Hippopotamus amphibius kiboko isolate mHipAmp2 chromosome 17, mHipAmp2.hap2, whole genome shotgun sequence genomic window:
- the SSTR2 gene encoding somatostatin receptor type 2, translated as MDLAYKLLNGTQPWLSSPFDLNGSMAAVNISNQTEPYYDLTSNAVLTFIYFVVCIVGLCGNTLVIYVILRHAKMKTVTNIYILNLAIADELFMLGLPFLAMQVALVHWPFGKAICRVVMTVDGINQFTSIFCLTVMSVDRYLAVVHPIKSAKWRRPRTAKMINVAVWGVSLLVILPIMIYAGLRSNQWGRSSCTINWPGESGAWYTGFIIYAFILGFLVPLTIICLCYLFIIIKVKSSGIRVGSSKRKKSEKKVTRMVSIVVAVFIFCWLPFYIFNVSSVSVAISPTPVLKGMFDFVVVLTYANSCANPILYAFLSDNFKKSFQNVLCLVKVSGADDGERSDSKQGKSRLNETTETQRTLLNGDLQTSI; from the coding sequence ATGGACCTGGCGTACAAACTGCTCAATGGGACCCAACCTTGGCTCTCCTCTCCATTCGACCTCAATGGCTCCATGGCCGCCGTCAACATTTCGAACCAGACAGAGCCGTACTATGACCTGACCAGCAATGCAGTCCTCACCTTCATCTATTTTGTGGTCTGCATCGTTGGGTTGTGTGGTAACACGCTAGTCATTTATGTCATCCTCCGTCATGCCAAGATGAAGACCGTGACCAACATTTACATCCTCAACCTGGCCATCGCAGATGAGCTCTTCATGCTGGGCCTGCCCTTCCTGGCCATGCAGGTGGCTCTGGTCCACTGGCCCTTTGGCAAGGCCATCTGCCGGGTGGTCATGACGGTGGACGGCATCAACCAGTTCACCAGCATCTTCTGCTTGACGGTCATGAGCGTTGACCGGTACCTGGCTGTGGTCCACCCCATCAAGTCGGCCAAGTGGAGGAGACCCCGGACGGCCAAGATGATCAACGTGGCTGTGTGGGGGGTCTCTCTGCTGGTCATCTTGCCTATCATGATATATGCTGGCCTTCGGAGCAACCAGTGGGGAAGAAGCAGCTGCACCATCAACTGGCCAGGCGAATCTGGGGCCTGGTACACAGGGTTCATCATCTACGCCTTCATCCTGGGGTTCCTGGTGCCCCTCACCATCATCTGTCTTTGCTACCTTTTCATCATCATCAAGGTGAAGTCCTCTGGAATCCGTGTGGGCTCCTCCAAGAGGAAAAAGTCTGAGAAGAAGGTCACCCGGATGGTGTCCATCGTGGTGGCTGTTTTCATCTTCTGCTGGCTCCCCTTCTACATCTTCAATGTCTCCTCGGTCTCTGTGGCCATCAGTCCCACCCCAGTCCTTAAGGGCATGTTTGACTTTGTGGTGGTCCTCACCTACGCTAACAGCTGTGCCAACCCTATCCTGTACGCCTTCTTGTCTGACAACTTCAAGAAGAGCTTCCAGAACGTCCTCTGCTTGGTCAAGGTGAGCGGCGCAGACGACGGGGAACGGAGTGACAGTAAGCAGGGCAAGTCCCGGCTGAATGAGACCACGGAGACCCAGCGGACCCTCCTCAATGGAGACCTCCAGACCAGTATCTGA